The Fundulus heteroclitus isolate FHET01 chromosome 13, MU-UCD_Fhet_4.1, whole genome shotgun sequence genome contains a region encoding:
- the LOC110368437 gene encoding hepatic lectin, translating to MRPQSCEEGGAAASQHENPTRTSNQPQKVLLVLGSLLAAALIVLYRLCLVLLVTREAVRTLKEENEGLRKHLLDETCLKCEAGWELHGGKCYYFSTWKSSWTESRRSCKDLGGDLVKIDSREEQMFLFGRLRNITEDDLKDKFWIGLTDSEEEGRWLWVDGSPLNSSLTFWADNEPDNQSLDGAAEADCVRMGKKGGSDFLKSWFDTSCNYDQKSICEKAAETVQCSCVCG from the exons ATGAGACCACAGAGCTGTGAAGAAG gtggagctgctgcctCTCAACATGAGAACCCAACCAGAACCTCCAACCAGCCACAGAAAGTCCTGCTGGTTCTGGGCtctctgctggctgctgctctcATCGTCCTCTACAGACTCT GTCTGGTCCTGTTAGTGACTCGGGAAGCTGTCCGAACCCTGAAAGAGGAGAATGAAGGTCTGAGGAAACATCTCCTGG ATGAGACGTGTCTGAAGTGTGAAGCAGGCTGGGAGCTTCATGGAGGAAAGTGTTATTATTTCAGCACCTGGAAGTCCTCCTGGACTGAGAGCAGACGTTCCTGCAAAGATCTGGGAGGAGACCTGGTGAAGAtagacagcagagaggagcag ATGTTCCTGTTTGGAAGACTGAGAAACATTACGGAGGATGATTTAAAGGACAAGTTCTGGATCGGACTGACGGACTCAGAGGAAGAAGGCAGATGGTTGTGGGTGGACGGGTCACCACTGAACTCAAG CTTGACTTTTTGGGCTGATAATGAACCTGACAACCAGAGTCTTGATGGTGCTGCAGAAGCCGACTGTGTGAGGATGGGGAAGAAAGGAGGATCTGACTTTCTGAAGTCCTGGTTTGATACATCCTGTAATTATGATCAGAAAAGTATCTGTgagaaagcagcagaaactGTACAGTGCTCATGTGTTTGTGGGTGA